TGACGTTGCGAAGGAAAAAGGAATTATCGTCACGAATACGCCGGATGTGCTGACGGAAACGACAGCGGATCTAGCGTTTGCGCTGATTTTAGCGACTGCACGTCGAATTACCGAAGCGGAAAATGAACTGCGAAAAGGCAATTGGAAGTCATGGTCGGTCATGGACTTCACAGGCATGGACGTCGGAGGTTCGACTTTAGGTATCATTGGCATGGGAAGAATCGGCGAAGCTGCTGCGCGCCGTGCAAAAGGTTTTAATATGCGCGTGCTCTATCAAAACCGTACGCGTAAAGAAGAAGCGGAAGAAGAACATGGTTTTGAGTATGCAGACTTGGATACGCTCCTGCAAGAATCAGATATCGTACTCATTTTTGCACCGCTTACGCCGGAAACTGAAAATATGATCGGTGAAAGTGAACTTACGAAAATGAAGAAAACAGCCATACTCGTCAATGTCGCACGCGGCGGCATCGTGAATGAAGAAGCGCTTTATCATGCGTTAAAAGACGGAACGATTTGGGGAGCGGGACTCGATGTGTTCGAAGTCGAGCCGGTTCCGATGGACAATCCATTACTCACGCTACCAAATGTCACAGTCTTACCGCATATCGGAAGCGCAAGCATCCGCACCCGTCATGCAATGATGAAAATGAACTTACAAGCGATTACGGATGTATTAGAAGGACGAGATCCTGAAAATAGAGTTGTTTGATTGGAAAAATGAATTTTAATAACCGAGTACCTAAGAATTATCTTGGTACTCGGTTTTTTTATTTACACATGCTTGTTTGCATTTCGTACTGTTTGATGGATTTCTGCGAAAATTGTCACTTCCATTGTTGGAGGTGAATTTTTTTAATCTTTGACCTCAATTGTGGGGGGCTAAAGTCATGTTTTGCGGATATAATCATTTGAGTGACGGATATAAGTAATTATGTGACGGATATGCGAGGCAAAGTGTCTGATATCTATGTTAATATGACGGATAAATCAAGTTATCTGTCGGATATCTGCAAAAATGGGTCACTCACTCACTATTCAAGTGTTACTTTCCCTCGACGCGGTATTCCTCGGTCACAAATAATTCACAAAGTACCCTGACAATTCATAATGGACAATTTTCAAAGGCTATATCCGACAAAAATACGAAAAAGTTATAAAAAAGTTGAAAATTTTTAATGTTGTAGCACCAACAATGTAAGCGGATACACATGGTTCCACTATTTTAAATTCACACGCAATTATAAAGAATCTGTTGACGTAATGAAAAATACGCGGTAAGATGACATCAATCCAATCGAGTTCGTGATTGAATTCACAAACAAATTGGCGGTCACATAATTGAATAGAGAACCCAAATCGTTGATGAGGTAAAAGGAAATAGGCCAATGTATTACTAGAGAGTCGGTACTGGTGGAAGCCGGCAATACATCTATTTGCGACATCCCCTCGGAGAGAACTGCTGAAAAGGAAACTGACTAGGTCGTTCCGGGCGCCAGACTTGCGCTCGTTATGAATGAATAGCTTCGGCTATTCGAGAGGTAGCGTTATCGCTACGAACCAGGGTGGTACCATGAAAAGCTTTTTCATCCCTCGTAAAGAACATAGTTTCTTTGCGCGGGATGAGAAAGCTTTTTTATATTTAATAAATTTAGGTCAGGAGGAGTTTGGTAAATGAATACTGGAGGTCAAGCAACACAAGAGCTCACTGAAATGTCGGCATTAACAGAAGTACAGCCAAAACAATTGAATGATGGGTCTGCAGTACTCATTCAAGCTTTGAAGGATCAAGGTGTCGAAGTGATTTTTGGTTATCCGGGTGGAGCCGTTTTACCAATATACGATGCCTTATACAAAAATCCGATTTCGCATATTCTCGCAAGACATGAACAAGGCGCAATCCACGCGGCGGAAGGCTATGCACGCGTATCAGGTAAAACAGGAGTCGTCATTGCAACATCCGGACCAGGAGCGACCAACTTAGTGACAGGTATTACAGATGCAATGATGGATTCGTTGCCGTTAGTCGTTTTCACTGGGCAGGTCGGGCAAGAAGTTATCGGAACTGATGCATTTCAAGAAGCGGACATAATCGGAATCACACAACCAATTACAAAACATAATTATCAAGTAAACGACATAAAAGAATTACCAAGAATCATAAAAGAGGCTTTTCATATCGCATCAACTGGACGAAGAGGACCGGTGCTCGTCGACATTCCGAAGAACATCGCCGTGGGATTATTCGACGAAGAAAAGCATGTAGATGAAGAAGTGAACTTGCCGGGTTATCAACCGACGACAAGACCGAACTTTTTACAAATACAAAAAGCGGCGCAAGCCATCTCGAGTGCCAAGAAACCACTTATCCTTGCAGGAGCAGGAATCCTTCACGCCGGGGCGATGGACGAATTAAAAGAACTTGTTGAAAGATATCGCATACCTGTCACGAATACATTGCTCGGTCTGGGAAGCATTCACGGAGAACATGAATTGTTTCTTGGAATGGCAGGCATGCACGGAACGTACACGGCGAACACGGCAATAAGTGAGTGTGATTTACTCGTTAACATTGGTGCACGATTTGATGACCGGCTTACCGGAAACCTGAATTTATTTGCACCAAATGCAAAAGTCGTCCATATCGACATTGATCCAGCTGAAATCGGGAAAAACGTTCCGACTGACATTCCGATTGTCGCAGATGCAAAAGAAGCGTTAAAAGAATTGCTGAAACAAGAAATTGCATCACCGGTAACAAATGATTGGATATCTCACTTAAAAGCAGCGCATAAAGAGTATCCGCTTTGGTATGTAGAAGACAAAGAACATCTTCTGCCGCAGCAAGCGATTCAAATCATTCACCGAGTGACAGGCGGCGATGCCATTGTCACGACAGATGTCGGTCAACACCAAATGTGGGCGGCGCAGTATTATTCGCTCAACAACCCGGATCATTGGGTAACGTCAGGCGGATTAGGAACGATGGGCTTCGGATTTCCGGCAGCGATTGGCGCCCAACTCGCAAAACCGAAAGAGAGAGTCGTAGCGATTGTCGGGGATGCGGGTTTCCAAATGACTGCACAAGAACTATCTTTGCTGCAAGAACTCAGAATACCCGTTAAAGTCGTAATATTAAATAATGAAGGTTTAGGCATGGTGCGCCAATGGCA
This genomic window from Sporosarcina sp. Marseille-Q4063 contains:
- a CDS encoding D-glycerate dehydrogenase gives rise to the protein MKPVIYITRKLPEEAIAPLLEKYTVRMWESASESVPRDVLLKEVAEADALWSVLADSIDKEVFDAATKLKVVSNLAVGFNNIDIDVAKEKGIIVTNTPDVLTETTADLAFALILATARRITEAENELRKGNWKSWSVMDFTGMDVGGSTLGIIGMGRIGEAAARRAKGFNMRVLYQNRTRKEEAEEEHGFEYADLDTLLQESDIVLIFAPLTPETENMIGESELTKMKKTAILVNVARGGIVNEEALYHALKDGTIWGAGLDVFEVEPVPMDNPLLTLPNVTVLPHIGSASIRTRHAMMKMNLQAITDVLEGRDPENRVV
- the ilvB gene encoding biosynthetic-type acetolactate synthase large subunit — its product is MSALTEVQPKQLNDGSAVLIQALKDQGVEVIFGYPGGAVLPIYDALYKNPISHILARHEQGAIHAAEGYARVSGKTGVVIATSGPGATNLVTGITDAMMDSLPLVVFTGQVGQEVIGTDAFQEADIIGITQPITKHNYQVNDIKELPRIIKEAFHIASTGRRGPVLVDIPKNIAVGLFDEEKHVDEEVNLPGYQPTTRPNFLQIQKAAQAISSAKKPLILAGAGILHAGAMDELKELVERYRIPVTNTLLGLGSIHGEHELFLGMAGMHGTYTANTAISECDLLVNIGARFDDRLTGNLNLFAPNAKVVHIDIDPAEIGKNVPTDIPIVADAKEALKELLKQEIASPVTNDWISHLKAAHKEYPLWYVEDKEHLLPQQAIQIIHRVTGGDAIVTTDVGQHQMWAAQYYSLNNPDHWVTSGGLGTMGFGFPAAIGAQLAKPKERVVAIVGDAGFQMTAQELSLLQELRIPVKVVILNNEGLGMVRQWQETFYEERYSQSLIPVQPDFVKLAEAYDLKGYRINTLEEAEAVFQEALLSDEPVLIDCRVKQLENVYPMVVPGTGLNEMIGVSGK